The following proteins are co-located in the Micromonospora viridifaciens genome:
- a CDS encoding 4Fe-4S dicluster domain-containing protein — protein sequence MTLLEGNSLYGPLDPAPDAGWTDAPPRMGFFTDTSVCIGCKACEVACKEWNDVPASGFDLLGMSYDNTGALTANSWRHVAFIEQPRPAGHRTPPFAGNPTGPAASPASAATAAGTANETGTDPGVPAGQPEAAARMAAGPEFLGMPGSQPPGRATGAESRTDFRWLMMSDVCKHCTHAACLDVCPTGALFRTEFGTVVVQEDICNGCGYCISACPYGVIDQRKGDGRAWKCTLCYDRLGAGMTPACAQACPTESIQFGPLDELRERAAQRVATLHERGVPEARLYGHDPTDGVGGDGAFFLLLDEPEVYGLPPDPVVTTRDLPKMWKRAGLMALAMAAAAVAAFVGGSS from the coding sequence ATGACGCTGCTGGAGGGGAACAGCCTCTACGGGCCGCTCGACCCCGCCCCGGACGCCGGGTGGACCGACGCGCCGCCCCGGATGGGCTTCTTCACCGACACCAGCGTCTGCATCGGCTGCAAGGCGTGCGAGGTCGCGTGTAAGGAGTGGAACGACGTTCCCGCCTCCGGCTTCGACCTGCTCGGCATGTCGTACGACAACACCGGGGCGCTGACCGCCAACTCGTGGCGGCACGTCGCGTTCATCGAGCAACCCCGCCCGGCCGGCCACCGCACCCCGCCCTTCGCCGGAAACCCGACCGGCCCGGCGGCCAGTCCGGCGAGCGCCGCCACGGCGGCCGGCACGGCGAACGAGACCGGCACCGATCCCGGCGTGCCTGCCGGGCAGCCGGAGGCCGCCGCCCGGATGGCCGCCGGCCCGGAGTTCCTCGGCATGCCCGGCTCCCAGCCACCCGGGCGGGCCACCGGCGCGGAGTCCCGCACCGACTTCCGCTGGCTGATGATGTCGGACGTGTGCAAGCACTGCACCCACGCGGCCTGCCTGGACGTCTGCCCCACGGGCGCGCTGTTCCGCACCGAGTTCGGCACGGTCGTGGTGCAGGAGGACATCTGCAACGGCTGCGGCTACTGCATCTCCGCCTGCCCGTACGGCGTCATCGACCAGCGCAAGGGCGACGGCCGGGCGTGGAAGTGCACACTCTGCTACGACCGCCTCGGCGCCGGGATGACCCCGGCCTGCGCGCAGGCCTGCCCGACCGAGTCGATTCAGTTCGGCCCCCTCGACGAGCTGCGCGAGCGCGCCGCCCAGCGGGTCGCCACCCTGCACGAGCGGGGGGTCCCGGAGGCCCGCCTCTACGGCCACGACCCGACCGACGGCGTCGGCGGGGACGGCGCGTTCTTCCTGCTGCTCGACGAGCCCGAGGTGTACGGCCTGCCGCCGGATCCGGTGGTCACCACCCGGGATCTGCCGAAGATGTGGAAACGGGCCGGGCTGATGGCCCTGGCCATGGCGGCGGCCGCCGTCGCCGCGTTCGTCGGAGGTTCCTCGTGA
- a CDS encoding nucleotidyl transferase AbiEii/AbiGii toxin family protein, which yields MSHLHDFYRDVARVALAAAGPHRFVLGGGVAWAAHGLVTRPTEDVDLFADVEGAAAAAATGVRAALERAGYQVVDADPDSELAELFDGFDRDMRDFVVSRDGRQIRLSLARLDRYRSPVVMDLGPVMDVRDLIANKTAALVNRREVRDYIDVAAALDRYEVAELLELARQVDPALDLADVRAAGRYLDGVPDRRFARYGLDADQVAEVRRRMAAWPR from the coding sequence GTGAGTCACCTGCACGACTTCTACCGGGACGTGGCCCGGGTGGCCCTCGCTGCCGCCGGCCCGCACCGGTTCGTGCTCGGCGGCGGGGTGGCCTGGGCGGCGCACGGCCTGGTCACCCGTCCCACCGAGGACGTCGACCTCTTCGCCGACGTCGAGGGGGCCGCCGCCGCGGCGGCGACCGGAGTGCGGGCCGCGCTGGAGCGGGCCGGCTACCAGGTGGTAGACGCGGACCCGGACAGCGAGCTGGCGGAGCTGTTCGACGGCTTCGACCGGGACATGCGGGACTTCGTGGTGAGCCGGGACGGCCGGCAGATCCGCCTCAGCCTGGCCCGGCTCGATCGCTACCGCAGCCCGGTGGTGATGGACCTAGGCCCGGTGATGGACGTCCGCGACCTGATCGCCAACAAGACCGCCGCGCTGGTCAACCGCCGGGAGGTACGCGACTACATCGACGTCGCCGCCGCGCTGGACCGGTACGAGGTGGCGGAGCTGCTGGAGCTGGCCCGCCAGGTGGACCCGGCGCTGGACCTCGCGGACGTCCGGGCGGCGGGCCGCTACCTGGACGGGGTGCCGGACCGGCGCTTCGCCCGGTACGGGCTGGACGCGGACCAGGTGGCCGAGGTGCGCCGCCGGATGGCTGCCTGGCCCCGCTGA
- the fdh gene encoding formate dehydrogenase produces the protein MGLKTFIEGWPVYRQLTGTDPLGRGAAAQSARSAALAARTETADSMARSVCPYCAVGCGQRVYVKDGQVTQIEGDPDSPISRGRLCPKGSASKSLVTSPLRQTKVRYRRPYGTEWEDLDLDVALDMIADRILAARDETWEDVDDEGRPLNRTLGISSLGGATLDNEENYLIKKLFTAMGALQIENQARIUHSATVPGLGTSFGRGGATDFQQDLANADVIVIQGSNMAEAHPVGFQWVMEAKKRGAKVFHVDPRFTRTSALADTYLPIRAGTDIALLGGVVRYILENELDFREYVLAYTNAATIVSEQFADTEELDGFFSGFNPETQAYNQKSWQYAGQEGDGGASDTGTERDTAAGLRHESHGMPVPGQTERDETLRHPRCVYQILKRHFARYTPEMVERVCGIPQEKFLELARAWTENSGRERTGALIYSVGWTQHSVGVQYIRTGAIIQLLLGNVGRPGGGVLALRGHASIQGSTDIPTLFNLLPGYLPMPHHADHPTFDEWVDSIRRPGQKGMWADARAFAASLLKAYWGDAATPENDFCYGYLPRMTGDHGTYQQVLNMIDGKVKGYFLLGQNPAVGSAHGRAQRLGMANLDWLVVRDLFMIESATFWQNSPEVETGEIVPEECRTEVFFLPAASHVEKEGTFTQTQRLLQWREKAVDPPGDCRSELWFFYHLGRKLREKLAGSDKPRDRALLDLAWDYPTQGPQAEPSAEAVLCEINGFDVRTGRPLGGFTEARDDGSTAIGCWIYSGVYADGVNQAARRKPRHEQDWVAAEWGWAWPANRRTLYNRASADPQGRPWSERKKYVWWDADKGEWTGYDVPDFEKTKPPTYRPPAGASGTEALAGDDAFVMQGDGKGWLYAPSGVLDGPLPTHYEPAESPMRNPMYGQQANPTRKVYPHPVNRINPSPPEQHSEVFPYVFTVSRLTEHHTAGGMSRFVRPLAELQPEMFVEVSPELAAQVGLTHLGWAHLITARAAIEAKVLVTDRLTPLRVEGRLIHQVWLPYHFGREGFVTGDSVNDLFGITLDPNVLIQESKVGTCDIRPGRRPTGPALLDLVGEYQRRAGLTGEHRPPIVTTEAAADGSHE, from the coding sequence GTGGGCCTGAAGACCTTCATCGAGGGGTGGCCGGTCTACCGGCAGCTCACCGGCACCGACCCGCTGGGTCGGGGTGCCGCGGCCCAGTCGGCCCGGTCGGCGGCCCTGGCCGCGCGCACCGAGACCGCCGACAGCATGGCCCGGTCGGTCTGCCCGTACTGTGCGGTGGGCTGCGGGCAGCGGGTGTACGTCAAGGACGGGCAGGTTACCCAGATCGAGGGCGACCCGGACAGCCCGATCTCCCGCGGTCGGCTCTGCCCGAAGGGCTCGGCCAGCAAGAGCCTGGTGACCAGCCCGCTGCGCCAGACCAAGGTCCGCTACCGCCGGCCGTACGGGACCGAGTGGGAGGACCTGGACCTCGACGTCGCGCTCGACATGATCGCCGACCGGATCCTCGCCGCCCGTGACGAGACGTGGGAGGACGTCGACGACGAGGGCCGGCCGCTGAACCGTACCCTCGGCATCTCCAGCCTGGGCGGGGCGACCCTGGACAACGAGGAGAACTACCTCATCAAGAAGCTGTTCACGGCGATGGGGGCGCTCCAGATCGAGAACCAGGCCCGGATTTGACACTCCGCCACCGTCCCCGGTCTGGGGACCAGCTTCGGTCGCGGCGGCGCGACGGACTTCCAGCAGGATCTCGCCAACGCTGACGTCATCGTCATCCAGGGCTCCAACATGGCCGAGGCGCACCCGGTGGGTTTCCAGTGGGTGATGGAGGCCAAGAAGCGCGGCGCGAAGGTCTTCCACGTCGACCCGCGGTTCACCCGCACCAGCGCGCTCGCCGACACGTACCTGCCGATCCGGGCGGGCACGGACATCGCGCTGCTCGGCGGTGTGGTGCGGTACATCCTGGAGAACGAGCTGGACTTCCGGGAGTACGTGCTGGCGTACACGAACGCGGCGACCATCGTCAGCGAGCAGTTCGCCGACACGGAGGAGCTGGACGGCTTCTTCTCCGGCTTCAATCCGGAGACCCAGGCGTACAACCAGAAGAGCTGGCAGTACGCGGGGCAGGAAGGCGACGGCGGTGCCTCAGACACCGGCACGGAGCGGGACACCGCGGCCGGGCTGCGGCACGAGTCGCACGGTATGCCGGTGCCCGGCCAGACCGAGCGGGACGAGACGCTGCGGCATCCGCGCTGCGTCTACCAGATCCTCAAGCGGCACTTCGCCCGCTACACCCCGGAGATGGTCGAGCGGGTCTGCGGCATCCCGCAGGAGAAGTTCCTGGAGCTGGCCCGGGCCTGGACGGAGAACTCGGGCCGGGAGCGCACCGGCGCGCTGATCTACTCGGTGGGCTGGACCCAGCACAGCGTCGGCGTGCAGTACATCCGCACCGGGGCGATCATCCAGCTGCTGCTGGGCAACGTGGGCCGGCCGGGCGGCGGCGTCCTGGCGCTGCGCGGGCACGCCAGCATCCAGGGCTCGACCGACATCCCGACCCTGTTCAACCTGCTGCCCGGCTACCTGCCGATGCCGCACCACGCCGACCACCCGACCTTCGACGAGTGGGTGGACAGCATCCGCCGCCCCGGGCAGAAGGGCATGTGGGCCGACGCGCGGGCCTTCGCGGCGAGCCTGCTCAAGGCGTACTGGGGGGACGCGGCGACCCCCGAGAACGACTTCTGCTACGGCTACCTGCCGCGGATGACCGGCGATCACGGGACGTACCAGCAGGTGCTGAACATGATCGACGGCAAGGTGAAGGGTTACTTCCTGCTCGGGCAGAACCCGGCCGTCGGCTCGGCGCACGGCCGGGCCCAGCGCCTGGGCATGGCCAACCTCGACTGGCTGGTCGTACGCGACCTGTTCATGATCGAGAGCGCCACGTTCTGGCAGAACAGCCCGGAGGTGGAGACCGGCGAGATCGTGCCGGAGGAGTGCCGTACCGAGGTTTTCTTCCTGCCCGCCGCCTCGCACGTGGAGAAGGAGGGCACCTTCACCCAGACGCAGCGGCTGCTGCAGTGGCGGGAGAAGGCCGTGGACCCGCCGGGCGACTGCCGCTCCGAGCTGTGGTTCTTCTACCACCTGGGACGGAAGCTGCGGGAGAAGCTGGCTGGCTCCGACAAGCCGCGCGACCGGGCGCTGCTGGACCTCGCGTGGGACTATCCGACGCAAGGGCCGCAGGCGGAGCCGAGCGCCGAGGCGGTGCTGTGTGAGATCAACGGTTTCGACGTGCGTACCGGCCGCCCGCTCGGCGGGTTCACCGAGGCCCGCGACGACGGCTCGACCGCCATCGGTTGCTGGATCTACTCCGGCGTCTACGCCGACGGGGTGAACCAGGCCGCCCGGCGCAAGCCCCGGCACGAGCAGGACTGGGTCGCCGCCGAGTGGGGCTGGGCCTGGCCCGCCAACCGGCGCACCCTCTACAACCGCGCCTCCGCCGACCCGCAGGGGCGGCCGTGGAGCGAGCGCAAGAAGTACGTCTGGTGGGACGCCGACAAGGGGGAGTGGACCGGGTACGACGTGCCCGACTTCGAGAAGACGAAGCCGCCGACCTACCGGCCGCCCGCGGGCGCCTCGGGCACCGAGGCGCTGGCCGGGGACGACGCGTTCGTCATGCAGGGCGACGGCAAGGGCTGGCTCTACGCGCCGAGCGGGGTCCTCGACGGGCCGCTGCCGACGCACTACGAGCCCGCCGAGTCGCCGATGCGCAACCCGATGTACGGCCAGCAGGCGAACCCGACCCGTAAGGTCTACCCGCACCCGGTGAACCGGATCAACCCGAGCCCGCCGGAGCAGCACAGCGAGGTCTTCCCGTACGTCTTCACGGTCAGCCGGCTCACCGAGCACCACACCGCCGGCGGCATGAGCCGGTTCGTCCGGCCGCTGGCGGAGCTGCAGCCGGAGATGTTCGTGGAGGTGTCGCCGGAGCTGGCCGCGCAGGTCGGGCTGACGCACCTGGGTTGGGCGCATCTGATCACCGCCCGCGCGGCGATCGAGGCGAAGGTGCTGGTGACCGACCGGCTCACCCCGCTGCGGGTGGAGGGGCGGCTGATCCACCAGGTCTGGCTGCCGTACCACTTCGGCCGGGAGGGGTTCGTGACCGGCGACTCGGTCAACGACCTGTTCGGGATCACCCTCGACCCGAACGTGCTGATCCAGGAGAGCAAGGTCGGCACCTGCGACATCCGGCCCGGCCGCCGGCCCACCGGGCCGGCCCTGCTGGACCTGGTCGGGGAGTACCAGCGGCGCGCCGGGCTGACCGGGGAGCATCGGCCCCCGATCGTCACCACCGAGGCCGCCGCGGACGGGAGCCACGAATGA
- the nrfD gene encoding NrfD/PsrC family molybdoenzyme membrane anchor subunit — protein sequence MSSDRAPVGARFRRFRKRLAAEGPERLGGPVQRRRGPRGGGEPVNVPPAEFTSYYGRPVLKPPVWKWDIAAYLFTGGLAAGSSLLAAGGQLTGRPALRRAGRVTSLAAVTASAYFLVNDLGRPSRFHHMLRVAKLTSPMSVGTWILTAFGPAAGVAAVAEAAPWLPERGLLGVGRRLLPPAGHAAGLIAAVTAPALATYTAVLLADTAVPSWHEAYPELPAIFAGSALASGAGVGLLAAPTGQAGPARRFAVAGAALELWGAHRVEHRLGLYSEPYATGTAGRLLRAGRALTAAGVVGALVGRRSRVLSAVAGGALLAASVCTRFGIFRGGVASARDPKYTVVPQRERVRRRERPAEDANEPGAGPIGE from the coding sequence GTGAGTTCGGATCGCGCCCCGGTCGGTGCCCGGTTCCGCCGCTTCCGGAAGCGGCTGGCCGCCGAGGGGCCGGAACGCCTCGGCGGGCCGGTGCAGCGACGGCGGGGGCCCCGGGGCGGCGGGGAGCCGGTGAACGTGCCACCGGCCGAGTTCACCTCCTACTACGGCCGGCCCGTCCTCAAACCACCCGTGTGGAAGTGGGACATCGCCGCGTACCTGTTCACCGGGGGGCTCGCGGCCGGGTCGTCGCTGCTCGCCGCCGGCGGGCAGCTCACCGGGCGGCCGGCGCTGCGCCGCGCCGGCCGGGTCACCTCCCTGGCCGCGGTCACCGCCAGCGCGTACTTCCTCGTCAACGACCTCGGCAGGCCGAGCCGATTCCACCACATGCTGCGGGTGGCGAAGCTGACCTCGCCGATGTCCGTGGGCACCTGGATCCTCACCGCCTTCGGGCCGGCCGCGGGGGTCGCCGCGGTCGCCGAGGCCGCCCCCTGGCTGCCCGAGCGCGGGTTGCTCGGCGTCGGCCGTCGGCTGCTGCCCCCGGCCGGGCATGCCGCCGGGCTGATCGCCGCCGTGACCGCCCCGGCCCTGGCCACGTACACCGCGGTGCTGCTGGCCGACACGGCGGTGCCGTCCTGGCACGAGGCGTACCCGGAGCTACCGGCCATCTTCGCGGGCAGCGCCCTGGCCAGCGGCGCGGGCGTGGGCCTGCTGGCCGCGCCCACCGGGCAGGCCGGCCCGGCCCGGCGGTTCGCGGTCGCCGGCGCGGCCCTGGAGCTGTGGGGCGCACACCGGGTGGAACACCGACTCGGCCTGTACAGCGAGCCCTACGCGACCGGCACCGCCGGCCGGCTGTTGCGCGCCGGCCGGGCGTTGACCGCCGCCGGGGTGGTCGGCGCGCTGGTGGGTCGGCGCAGCCGCGTCCTGTCCGCCGTCGCCGGCGGGGCGCTGCTCGCCGCCTCCGTCTGCACCCGGTTCGGCATCTTCCGCGGCGGGGTCGCCTCGGCCCGGGATCCGAAGTACACGGTGGTGCCGCAGCGCGAGCGGGTCCGGCGCCGCGAGCGCCCGGCGGAGGACGCCAACGAGCCGGGCGCCGGCCCGATCGGGGAGTAG
- the selB gene encoding selenocysteine-specific translation elongation factor produces the protein MWVVATAGHVDHGKSTLVRALTGMEPDRWAEERRRGMTIDLGFAWTALPSGGTIAFVDVPGHERFVPNMLAGVGPVPAALVVVGADEGWMPQSAEHLAALDALGVSSGLLAVTRADLADPGPALARARKEIAATSLGEVEAVAVSGTTGAGLPELRAALDRLVARLPAPALDAPVRLWVDRSFTIRGSGTVVTGTLGGGRLRVGDQLELAATGESVRVRGLHSLNAAHDRVDAVARVAVNLRGVSRDRIARGDALLSPGRFRRTDLLDARLAGDPATDLPATLTLHVGSAAVPARVRPLGPDTVRLRLARPLPLMVGDRALLRDPGRHHVAGGVTVLDVDPPPLRRRGAAAARAAVLAGLDGRPDLAGELHRRRLVRAGDLTRMGVPVTAAPVAGDWLADPEHWRALGVRLGEEVARYARAHPLEPGAPVEVLRQRLDLPDRALVAALLRPPLRLHAGRITAAVADTLPEPVARAVERLRAEYGDRPFQAPETHRLADLGLGPREIGAAVRAGALLKLAENVVLLPGALDEAVRVLARLPQPFTLSAARQALDTTRRVAVPLLELLDRRGATRRLPDDVREVVATPR, from the coding sequence ATGTGGGTCGTCGCCACCGCCGGGCACGTCGACCACGGCAAGTCCACGCTGGTCCGGGCGTTGACCGGGATGGAACCCGACCGGTGGGCGGAGGAACGCCGCCGGGGCATGACCATCGACCTCGGCTTCGCCTGGACCGCCCTGCCCTCCGGCGGGACCATCGCCTTCGTCGACGTGCCCGGGCACGAACGGTTCGTGCCGAACATGCTCGCCGGCGTCGGCCCGGTGCCGGCCGCGCTGGTCGTCGTCGGCGCCGACGAGGGCTGGATGCCCCAGTCCGCCGAGCACCTGGCCGCGCTGGACGCGCTGGGGGTGTCGTCCGGCCTGCTGGCGGTGACCCGCGCCGATCTGGCCGATCCGGGGCCCGCCCTGGCCCGGGCGCGCAAGGAGATCGCCGCCACCTCCCTGGGCGAGGTGGAGGCGGTGGCGGTCAGCGGCACCACCGGCGCCGGCCTGCCCGAGTTGCGGGCCGCCCTGGACCGGCTGGTCGCCCGGCTGCCCGCCCCGGCGCTCGACGCCCCGGTCCGGCTCTGGGTGGACCGCTCGTTCACCATCCGGGGCAGCGGCACGGTGGTCACCGGCACCCTCGGCGGCGGCCGGCTGCGCGTCGGTGACCAGCTCGAACTCGCCGCCACCGGCGAATCCGTCCGGGTCCGCGGCCTGCACTCGCTGAACGCGGCCCACGACCGGGTCGACGCGGTGGCCCGGGTCGCGGTGAACCTGCGTGGAGTGTCCCGCGACCGGATCGCCCGCGGCGACGCGCTGCTGAGCCCGGGGCGGTTCCGCCGCACCGACCTGCTCGACGCGCGACTCGCCGGCGACCCGGCGACCGACCTGCCGGCCACCCTGACCCTGCACGTCGGCTCCGCCGCCGTGCCCGCCCGGGTGCGCCCGCTCGGCCCGGACACCGTCCGGCTGCGGCTGGCCCGGCCGCTGCCGCTGATGGTCGGGGACCGGGCGCTGTTGCGGGACCCCGGCCGGCACCACGTGGCCGGCGGGGTGACCGTGCTGGACGTGGATCCGCCGCCGCTGCGCCGGCGCGGGGCCGCCGCCGCCCGGGCGGCCGTCCTGGCCGGGCTGGACGGCCGGCCCGACCTGGCCGGGGAGCTGCACCGCCGGCGCCTGGTCCGGGCCGGTGACCTGACCCGGATGGGGGTGCCGGTCACCGCCGCCCCGGTCGCCGGGGACTGGCTGGCCGACCCGGAGCACTGGCGGGCGCTGGGCGTACGCCTCGGCGAGGAGGTCGCCCGGTACGCCCGCGCGCACCCACTGGAACCCGGCGCGCCGGTCGAGGTGCTGCGCCAGCGCCTCGACCTGCCCGACCGGGCCCTGGTGGCGGCGCTGCTGCGGCCACCACTGCGGCTGCACGCCGGCCGGATCACCGCCGCCGTGGCCGACACGCTGCCCGAACCGGTGGCCCGCGCGGTCGAGCGGCTGCGCGCCGAGTACGGCGACCGTCCGTTCCAGGCTCCCGAGACGCATCGCCTCGCCGACCTCGGCCTCGGCCCGCGGGAGATCGGTGCGGCCGTGCGGGCGGGCGCCCTGCTGAAGCTGGCCGAGAACGTGGTGCTGCTGCCCGGCGCGCTCGACGAGGCGGTGCGGGTGCTGGCCCGGCTGCCGCAGCCGTTCACCCTCAGCGCCGCCCGGCAGGCCCTCGACACCACCCGCCGGGTGGCGGTGCCGTTGCTGGAGCTGCTGGACCGGCGCGGCGCCACCCGCCGGCTGCCCGACGACGTCCGCGAGGTGGTGGCAACGCCACGCTGA
- a CDS encoding SDR family oxidoreductase, producing MSEDQYTQQDPTRQYGQRQGQPAQQQPAPGSEQRMGPKPDHGEESYRGSDRLTGKRAVITGGDSGIGRAVAIAYAREGADVLISYLGEQEEADARDTVRLIEQAGRKGVAVRTDLTDESHCRQLIDRALADLGGIDILVNNAAFQMAQDKGLAGITTEQFDRVFKTNVYAMFWLCKLAVPHLPEGSVIINTSSIQAFNPSPQLLDYATTKAAIANFTKALALDLADQGIRVNAVAPGPVWTPLIPATMPPEKVQQFGTDVPLGRPGQPAELAPAYVFFASQESSYVTGEILGVTGGKLTR from the coding sequence GTGAGCGAGGACCAGTACACCCAGCAGGACCCCACCCGCCAGTACGGCCAGCGGCAGGGGCAGCCCGCGCAGCAGCAGCCGGCGCCGGGTTCCGAGCAGCGGATGGGACCGAAACCGGACCACGGCGAGGAGTCCTACCGCGGCAGCGACCGGCTCACCGGCAAGCGCGCCGTCATCACCGGCGGCGACTCCGGCATCGGTCGGGCCGTGGCCATCGCGTACGCCCGGGAGGGGGCCGACGTGCTCATCTCCTACCTGGGCGAGCAGGAGGAGGCCGATGCCCGGGACACCGTCCGGCTGATCGAGCAGGCCGGCCGCAAGGGCGTCGCCGTGCGTACCGACCTCACGGACGAGAGCCACTGCCGGCAGTTGATCGACCGGGCCCTGGCCGACCTCGGCGGCATCGACATCCTGGTGAACAACGCGGCCTTCCAGATGGCCCAGGACAAGGGACTCGCCGGGATCACCACCGAACAGTTCGACCGGGTGTTCAAGACCAATGTGTACGCCATGTTCTGGCTCTGCAAGCTGGCCGTGCCGCACCTGCCCGAGGGTTCCGTGATCATCAACACCTCCTCGATCCAGGCTTTCAACCCGTCGCCGCAGCTGCTCGACTACGCCACCACCAAGGCGGCCATCGCGAACTTCACCAAGGCCCTCGCGCTGGACCTGGCCGACCAGGGAATCCGGGTCAACGCCGTCGCGCCCGGCCCGGTCTGGACGCCGCTGATCCCGGCCACCATGCCGCCCGAGAAGGTGCAGCAGTTCGGCACCGACGTGCCGCTGGGCCGCCCCGGGCAGCCCGCCGAGCTCGCCCCCGCGTACGTCTTCTTCGCCTCGCAGGAGTCCAGCTACGTCACCGGGGAGATCCTCGGCGTCACCGGCGGCAAGCTCACCCGCTGA
- the selA gene encoding L-seryl-tRNA(Sec) selenium transferase: MPDADPRRRVPRTDALLADPALAAAAGVLGRDRVKAAIVRAQQRARRGELAPDAVRDAALADLPAPAPRAVLNATGVVLHTNLGRAPLSAAAVEALVAAAGHTDVELDLRTGRRARRGRDALDALAAAVPDAPAVHVVNNGAAALVLAATALAAGREIVVSRGELVEIGDGFRLPDLLQSTGARLREVGTTNRTTLADYAAALGPQTGFVLKVHPSNFVVTGFTSAVPVRALATLGVPVVADIGSGLLAPDPLLPDEPDAASTLRAGAHLVTASGDKLLGGPQAGLLLGAADLVDRLRRHPLARALRVDKLTLAALAATLHAPATPTREALHADPAVLRERVERLRDRLGEDGCKAEVVPSAAVVGGGGAPGVELDSWALSLPERYAEPLRTGEPSVLGRVLRGRLLLDLRCVPADADDSVRAAILQAGD; this comes from the coding sequence ATGCCTGACGCCGATCCGCGGCGGCGCGTGCCGCGCACCGATGCGTTGCTCGCCGACCCGGCCCTCGCCGCCGCGGCGGGCGTGCTCGGCCGCGACCGGGTCAAGGCCGCGATCGTCCGGGCCCAGCAGCGCGCCCGCCGCGGCGAGCTCGCCCCCGACGCGGTACGCGACGCGGCGCTGGCCGACCTGCCCGCGCCGGCGCCCCGGGCGGTGCTGAACGCCACCGGGGTCGTGCTGCACACCAACCTCGGTCGCGCCCCGCTCTCCGCCGCCGCCGTCGAGGCCCTTGTCGCCGCCGCCGGGCACACCGATGTGGAGCTGGACCTGCGGACCGGGCGGCGGGCCCGGCGCGGGCGGGACGCCCTCGACGCCCTGGCCGCCGCCGTGCCCGACGCGCCGGCCGTGCACGTGGTCAACAACGGCGCCGCCGCCCTGGTGCTCGCCGCCACCGCCCTCGCCGCCGGCCGGGAGATCGTGGTCAGCCGCGGTGAACTGGTCGAGATCGGCGACGGTTTCCGCCTGCCCGACCTGCTGCAGAGCACCGGTGCCCGGCTGCGCGAGGTGGGCACCACCAACCGCACCACACTCGCCGACTACGCCGCCGCGCTCGGCCCCCAGACCGGGTTCGTGCTGAAGGTGCACCCGTCGAACTTCGTGGTCACCGGCTTCACCTCGGCCGTGCCGGTGCGGGCGCTGGCCACCCTCGGCGTGCCCGTGGTCGCCGACATCGGCTCCGGGCTGCTCGCCCCCGACCCGCTGCTGCCCGACGAGCCGGACGCCGCCAGCACCCTGCGCGCCGGCGCCCACCTGGTCACCGCCAGCGGCGACAAGCTGCTCGGCGGCCCGCAAGCCGGCCTGCTGCTCGGCGCGGCCGACCTGGTCGACCGGCTGCGCCGGCACCCGTTGGCCCGGGCGCTGCGGGTGGACAAGCTCACCCTCGCCGCGCTCGCCGCCACTCTGCACGCCCCGGCGACCCCCACCCGCGAGGCGTTGCACGCGGATCCCGCCGTCCTGCGCGAGCGCGTCGAACGGCTCCGCGACCGGCTCGGCGAGGACGGCTGCAAGGCCGAGGTGGTGCCCAGCGCCGCGGTGGTCGGCGGTGGCGGCGCTCCCGGGGTGGAGCTGGACTCGTGGGCGTTGAGCCTGCCCGAGCGGTACGCCGAGCCGCTGCGCACCGGCGAGCCGTCGGTCCTCGGCCGGGTGCTGCGCGGCCGGCTCCTGCTCGACCTGCGCTGCGTACCGGCCGATGCCGACGACAGCGTCCGTGCGGCGATCCTGCAGGCGGGCGACTGA